One window from the genome of Pelosinus sp. IPA-1 encodes:
- the modA gene encoding molybdate ABC transporter substrate-binding protein: MKSRLLVFLMAALLIVAAMTTGCGGEKSAAPATPPQKVELNVSAAVSLKDALAEIQKNYEAKNSNIKLVYNLGASGALQKQIEQGAPADIFISAAPKQMNDLEEKNLVNKATRKNLVENKLVIIVPTASTLNITKYEDLTKDEVQKLSIGETASVPAGQYAQEVLKKLGIWDKIQNKAVLAKDVRTVLTYVETGNVEAGIVYKTDAASSDKVKIVATAPEGSHQPILYPIAILSGTKQQKAAEDFLTYLSTPECKAIFEKYGFTMSK; the protein is encoded by the coding sequence TTGAAAAGTCGTTTACTAGTATTTTTAATGGCAGCCCTGCTAATAGTAGCTGCCATGACTACAGGGTGCGGTGGCGAAAAATCAGCAGCTCCAGCCACACCGCCACAAAAAGTTGAGTTAAACGTATCTGCAGCCGTCAGTTTAAAAGATGCCCTTGCTGAAATCCAAAAAAATTATGAGGCGAAAAATTCCAATATAAAACTAGTTTATAACCTCGGAGCATCAGGTGCTCTCCAAAAGCAAATTGAGCAAGGTGCTCCCGCTGATATTTTCATCTCTGCGGCTCCAAAACAAATGAATGATTTAGAAGAAAAAAATCTAGTGAATAAAGCTACTCGCAAGAATTTGGTAGAAAACAAACTGGTTATTATTGTACCTACAGCATCGACTCTCAATATCACAAAATATGAAGATTTAACAAAGGATGAAGTTCAAAAACTAAGTATCGGTGAAACAGCATCTGTACCAGCCGGGCAATACGCACAAGAAGTCCTAAAGAAGTTAGGGATTTGGGATAAAATACAAAATAAAGCCGTTCTCGCAAAAGATGTTCGCACTGTTTTGACTTATGTGGAAACAGGCAATGTAGAAGCTGGCATCGTTTATAAAACGGATGCCGCATCTAGTGACAAAGTAAAAATTGTAGCTACCGCGCCGGAAGGTTCTCACCAACCAATCTTATATCCCATTGCTATTTTGTCAGGAACCAAACAACAGAAAGCCGCTGAAGATTTCCTCACCTATCTAAGCACTCCTGAATGTAAGGCTATATTTGAAAAATACGGTTTTACCATGAGCAAATAA
- a CDS encoding DEAD/DEAH box helicase — protein MDGQNIEKYIFSKEIAKALKELGYETLTRVQEEVIPLALAEKDIVVSSQTGSGKTAAFAIPVCEKIIIEQKNPQVLVLTPTRELAVQVKQEISNIGRFKRIRCAVVFGRQPMEVQKRELRQRVHIIVGTPGRTLDHIERKNMNLEEVQYLIIDEADKMLDMGFIEQVEAILTVLPLSRVTMLFSATMPDKIQEICKKYMKNPIKIEVDAENPSVKSIEQVYYEVEENDKFDLFTNLIYVERPDSCIVFCNTRDKVENLFAKMEQKGYSCGSLHGGMEQRDRLHSIQDFKRGEYRFLIATDVAARGIHIDDISLVVNFDMPQDNESYVHRIGRTGRAGNIGRAISFVTGNEYRILREIEEYVEYKIPKQEFPNREDVAAGKLMFNQHAEIGPTLKFDKSEALNRQITRLRINAGKKTKMRPGDILGALTTISGISGGDIGIIDVQDTCSYVEILGDKGDLVIDGLQETKIKGKVHKVKEVGFSSI, from the coding sequence ATGGATGGTCAGAATATTGAGAAGTATATTTTTAGTAAGGAAATAGCAAAAGCGTTAAAGGAGTTAGGGTATGAGACACTTACTAGGGTTCAGGAAGAGGTAATACCCTTGGCTCTTGCAGAGAAGGATATCGTAGTGAGCTCTCAGACTGGTAGTGGTAAAACAGCTGCCTTTGCCATTCCCGTTTGTGAAAAAATAATAATCGAGCAAAAAAATCCTCAGGTATTGGTTCTTACACCAACTAGGGAATTGGCAGTACAAGTAAAACAGGAGATTTCCAATATAGGAAGGTTTAAAAGAATCAGGTGTGCCGTTGTTTTTGGTAGACAACCAATGGAAGTACAAAAAAGAGAATTAAGGCAAAGAGTACATATTATTGTTGGTACTCCAGGAAGAACCTTAGATCACATTGAAAGAAAAAATATGAATCTAGAAGAAGTGCAGTATCTGATTATTGATGAAGCAGACAAAATGCTGGATATGGGCTTTATCGAGCAGGTGGAAGCTATCCTAACAGTATTGCCTCTCAGCAGGGTCACCATGTTATTTTCTGCTACCATGCCAGATAAGATTCAGGAAATATGCAAAAAATACATGAAGAATCCGATAAAGATAGAAGTTGATGCAGAAAATCCGAGTGTAAAAAGCATTGAGCAAGTTTATTATGAAGTAGAAGAAAATGATAAGTTTGATCTATTTACGAACCTAATTTATGTTGAAAGACCGGATAGTTGTATTGTCTTTTGCAATACAAGGGACAAGGTAGAAAATCTTTTTGCAAAGATGGAACAAAAAGGTTATTCTTGTGGAAGCTTGCATGGGGGAATGGAACAAAGAGATCGCTTGCACTCCATTCAAGATTTTAAAAGAGGAGAGTACCGATTTCTGATTGCGACGGATGTGGCAGCAAGAGGGATTCATATAGATGATATATCTCTTGTGGTTAACTTTGATATGCCGCAGGATAATGAAAGCTATGTTCATAGAATTGGCAGAACAGGGCGGGCTGGGAATATAGGTAGGGCTATTTCTTTTGTAACTGGGAATGAATATAGGATTTTGCGTGAAATAGAGGAATATGTAGAATATAAGATACCAAAACAAGAATTTCCGAATAGGGAAGACGTGGCAGCAGGAAAATTGATGTTTAATCAACATGCTGAAATTGGGCCTACGTTAAAATTTGATAAAAGCGAAGCATTAAATCGCCAGATTACTAGACTTAGGATAAATGCAGGAAAAAAGACGAAGATGCGACCAGGAGATATACTAGGAGCGCTTACTACCATTTCGGGAATTAGCGGAGGCGATATTGGCATTATTGATGTCCAAGATACCTGCTCCTATGTTGAGATCCTTGGAGATAAAGGAGATCTTGTCATAGACGGGCTCCAAGAAACAAAGATAAAAGGCAAGGTACATAAGGTAAAAGAAGTAGGTTTTTCTAGTATATAA
- the modB gene encoding molybdate ABC transporter permease subunit: MVEWQPVILSIKVASISVLFVFFLGVLSAYVMRSIDIPGKAALESFFTLPLVLPPVVIGFLLLVLVGKQGPVGILLTKYFNMQIIFTQSAAVLAGTVVSFPLMYQSTKAAFEGIDKTLEDAARTLGASEWRVFWTVTIPLSWPGLVSGLVLSFARTLGEFGATIMIAGNIPGKTQTIPLAIYFATESNDLVTAGMYVIIISVLTFSIIFGLNHWKGKTH; encoded by the coding sequence ATGGTTGAATGGCAACCCGTTATTCTCTCCATCAAGGTTGCTTCTATTTCAGTACTATTTGTATTTTTTCTTGGAGTATTATCGGCTTATGTGATGAGAAGTATAGATATTCCAGGTAAAGCAGCTTTAGAATCATTTTTTACTCTGCCCTTAGTTTTACCTCCTGTAGTCATTGGTTTTTTACTATTAGTCTTAGTTGGCAAACAAGGACCAGTGGGTATCCTATTAACAAAATATTTCAATATGCAGATTATATTTACCCAATCTGCCGCCGTTCTCGCTGGTACTGTTGTCTCCTTTCCATTGATGTATCAAAGTACCAAGGCAGCTTTTGAGGGTATTGATAAAACCCTGGAAGATGCCGCTCGTACTCTAGGTGCTAGCGAGTGGCGGGTATTTTGGACAGTAACGATCCCATTATCTTGGCCAGGTCTTGTATCCGGCTTGGTATTATCCTTTGCAAGAACCTTAGGAGAATTTGGTGCTACGATTATGATTGCCGGTAATATTCCTGGTAAAACCCAGACTATCCCCTTGGCGATTTACTTCGCAACAGAATCAAATGATCTAGTAACTGCAGGGATGTATGTAATCATCATTAGTGTACTCACCTTTTCTATTATTTTCGGTCTGAATCATTGGAAAGGAAAAACACATTAG
- a CDS encoding extracellular solute-binding protein yields the protein MKSKYSFLICLFLLLSFFSVVQAAENPQRTEVIVFHAGSLNGPFQKIANAYEAIHPEIKVVLEGSGSREAARKVTELNRPCDIVASADYETIDTLMKPEFAKFNVFFARNKAVLVYTDKSKYGNEINEENWYEILARPDVEYGHTDPNLDPGGYRAVLSLQLAEKYYQLPGLYQRLENNFHPTNIVNDGKVIQEKLHAGQLDYFFMYESSAKQGGYHYVKLPEQLDFSSLEYAGYYQQAVLKLTGKAEGSFVEVKGQPIIYGLTLVNNAPHRKEALEFLEFLLTDGQEFMNTAGFIPINPPQVREDEMLFLPVELQHVVKGL from the coding sequence ATGAAAAGTAAGTATAGTTTTTTAATATGTTTATTTTTACTTTTATCGTTTTTCTCAGTTGTACAGGCTGCCGAAAACCCTCAAAGAACAGAGGTCATTGTATTCCATGCAGGCAGTTTAAATGGACCTTTTCAAAAAATTGCTAATGCTTATGAAGCCATTCATCCAGAAATCAAGGTAGTATTAGAAGGTAGCGGTAGTCGTGAAGCTGCCCGCAAAGTAACAGAATTGAACAGGCCCTGTGATATTGTCGCCTCAGCAGACTATGAAACCATTGATACGTTAATGAAGCCGGAATTTGCCAAGTTTAATGTGTTTTTTGCTAGAAACAAGGCTGTCCTAGTGTATACGGATAAAAGCAAATATGGTAATGAAATTAATGAAGAGAATTGGTATGAGATCTTAGCTAGACCAGATGTAGAATATGGTCACACAGATCCCAATTTAGATCCAGGTGGTTATCGAGCCGTCTTGTCGCTGCAATTGGCCGAAAAATATTATCAATTACCTGGTTTATACCAACGACTCGAAAATAACTTTCATCCTACTAATATTGTGAATGATGGCAAAGTAATTCAAGAAAAACTTCATGCAGGTCAATTAGATTATTTCTTTATGTATGAATCCTCAGCGAAACAAGGCGGTTATCACTATGTGAAGTTACCAGAGCAACTAGACTTTTCATCTTTAGAGTATGCAGGTTATTATCAGCAAGCTGTTTTAAAACTTACTGGCAAGGCAGAGGGATCTTTTGTCGAGGTAAAAGGACAACCGATTATTTATGGCTTAACCTTAGTAAATAATGCACCTCATCGTAAAGAAGCATTAGAATTTTTAGAGTTCCTTTTGACGGATGGACAAGAGTTTATGAATACAGCAGGATTTATTCCCATCAATCCACCACAAGTCCGGGAAGATGAGATGCTTTTTCTGCCAGTAGAGCTTCAACATGTAGTGAAAGGGTTGTAG
- a CDS encoding helix-turn-helix transcriptional regulator — protein sequence MSNTIAYTPEEVAKILKISRFTVYEFIKRGDLTAYHIGRKLRIEASDLEKYMKNAKGINVIESPVVTQTANVSSTAQDGLIIYGQDAVLDVLTRHLEKKMPQVRSLRCFNGSMDGLIALYRGTANLITTHLWDGDTGEYNTPYVRHLLPGQRALIINLVYRQEGFYVAPGNPKNIKDWPDLLRSDIRFINRERGSGARVLLDEKFQQLNLDPRSIPNYDQEETSHLAIASLVARGEADVGLGIEKAAMQVQNVEFIPLQKERYDLVMLRHDLDKPHFQALLSILRSPAFRNEIAGMGGYDVSRMGDIIAEL from the coding sequence ATGTCAAACACTATAGCTTACACCCCAGAAGAAGTGGCTAAAATTCTTAAAATTTCACGTTTCACCGTCTATGAATTTATCAAGCGCGGCGATTTGACAGCTTACCATATCGGACGCAAACTACGTATAGAAGCATCCGATCTAGAGAAGTATATGAAAAATGCAAAAGGTATAAATGTAATAGAATCACCAGTCGTCACTCAAACTGCTAACGTCTCTTCTACTGCTCAAGATGGTTTAATTATTTATGGACAAGATGCTGTTTTAGATGTGTTAACTCGTCATCTCGAAAAAAAGATGCCTCAAGTTCGCTCTTTACGTTGCTTTAATGGTAGTATGGATGGCTTGATTGCTTTATACCGTGGTACAGCCAATTTGATTACAACTCACCTTTGGGACGGAGATACGGGAGAGTACAACACTCCTTATGTACGTCACCTGCTACCAGGCCAAAGGGCACTCATTATTAATTTAGTCTATCGCCAAGAAGGATTTTATGTAGCTCCTGGCAACCCTAAAAATATCAAGGACTGGCCAGATTTGCTACGATCTGATATTCGGTTCATTAACAGAGAACGCGGCTCGGGTGCCAGAGTACTGCTTGATGAAAAGTTCCAACAGCTTAACCTTGATCCAAGATCCATTCCAAACTATGACCAGGAAGAAACCAGCCATCTGGCTATCGCCAGTTTGGTCGCCCGCGGCGAGGCTGACGTAGGGTTAGGTATTGAAAAGGCAGCAATGCAAGTACAAAATGTAGAATTTATTCCTCTACAAAAAGAACGATATGATTTAGTTATGTTGCGGCATGATTTAGACAAACCTCACTTCCAAGCCTTGTTGTCCATATTGCGTTCTCCTGCATTTCGCAATGAAATCGCAGGCATGGGAGGCTATGATGTATCACGAATGGGTGATATCATCGCAGAACTGTAA